In Mucilaginibacter sp. KACC 22063, the genomic stretch AGCGTCTGCGATTTTGTTGGCCAGTGCTACACTGCCAGAACCGCTGAATAGTTTAACCGGGTTAAATTGTAAAGGCATCCCTTTTTTATTTCGGATTTCGAATGTTCAATTTCGAAATTTCTTAGCAACCTTATAAAACAACAATTCGGATTTCAATTTTCTTAGATCATATCTGATTTGAGAAATTAAAATCCGAAATTGAAATTTCGAAGTTCGAAATTTTATTGTTGCCCGACCAGGATTCGAACCTAGACAAACGGTACCAAAAACCGTCGTACTACCATTATACTATCAGGCAATCCTTTTCCGTAAACAAGTTGCTTCCGAAATGGAATGCAAATATAGGACGATATTTTTAAAGTCAAAAGCATTTTTTGAAAAATTTTCAAATTTTTCTTGTCCACTATTTAATGGGCTGGCACTTAGTTAAATTATGTTAAAGAATAGCCCGGCGATTGAAAAACATCGTAATAGTTTTGTTAATTTCGGCGGCTAATTATAGATATACTGTATATTCAATCATGAATTATAACAAAATCAATAACCTCTTTGGCTGGATAGCTTTTCTGATAGCCTCGGTAACGTACATTTTAACCTTAGAGCCATCTGCCAGTTTTTGGGATTGCGGCGAATTCATTGCCTGTATATATCGTTTACAGGTAGCCCACCAACCTGGTGCCCCTTTGTTCACTATGATTGGTAAAGTGTTCTCCTTACTTTCAATGGGCGACATACACAGGGTGGCTTACTGGACAAACGTTGCTTCGGCCATCGCCAGCGGTGCTACAATTTTGTTCTTATTCTGGAGTATTACAGCCTTAGCTAAAAAGATATTAGTTAAAACAGGCGAAGAAATTACAACCGCCAACACCATCCTTATTATAGGTGCAGGCCTGGTTGGCGCTTTAGCTTATACCTGGTCTGATACCTTTTGGTTCTCGGCCGTTGAATCTGAGGTTTATGCACAATCATCATTATGTACGGCTATTGTTTTTTGGGCGATATTAAAATGGGATGCCCATGCAGATGAGCCGGGTGCCGACAGGTGGCTGGTATTTATCGCTTATGTAATGGGCCTTTCTATCGGCATCCACTTACTTAACTTATTGGTTATTCCGGCAATTGCATTGGTGATTTATTTCCGCCGTGCAAAAACAGTTACCGCTTCCGGAACTTTATGGTCATTCTTATTAGGCTGCGTTGCCTTAGGCCTTGTACTTTGGGGTATCATTCAATACACTGTTAAAGGTGCTGCTTATTCAGACCTGTTCTTTGTTAACACTTTAGGCATGGGCTTCGGCACAGGCGCTATTGCATTTTATGTGTTATTACTTGCAGCTATTGTATTAGGCATTTACTATACCATTAAGCCTTCGCAGCCGGTTATTATTGCATCTGCCATCTGCTTTATACTGCTGCTGGGTTTTAGCGGCGGTATTGTAGGCGCTATTGCAGGCATTGCATTTGTTGCCTTTTTAGAGTATGTACTGCACGTACGCAACAAACGCTATCTGTTAAATACCATCCTTATATCTACCTTGTTCATTCTTTTAGGTTACAGCTCGTTTGTAATGATTGTTATCCGTGCTAAAGCAGGTACAAACTTAAACAACAGCGACCCTGAAGATGCTTTTACATTAAACAGCTACCTTAACCGCGACCAGTATGGGGAAACGCCATTGCTTTACGGTCAGTTTTTTGATTCAAAACAAGTAGACCAAACCGAAGGCGGCAACATGTATCGCCGTGGCAAAGAGAAATATGAAATTGCCGGTAAAAAAATCAAACCGGTTTACGACCGTAATACCATCTTCCCACGTATCTTCAGCCAAACAGGCGACGATCCGCAATTCTATCGTCAGTGGCTTCGCTTAGGGCAGGAAGAACATCCTACCCTGGTCCACAATCTTGCCTTCTTCTTTAGCTGGCAGGTTAACCAGATGTATACCCGTTACTTTATGTGGAACTTTGTTGGACGTACCAATGAAATGGACGGCCAGGCGAATGATTCACCTGACGGCGATTGGGTAAGCGGCTTGAACGTGGGTAAAAAGATGCCTTACAATGTAACGCACAGCTTATCATACAACCGTATGTATTTCCTGCCGCTGATAATTGGTTTGGTAGGTTTGTTCTATCATTTTAAACGCAAACAGCGCGATGCAGGTGTTGTGGCGGTACTGTTCTTCTTTACAGGGCTTGCCATTGTGCTTTACCTCAACCAGGATCCGGGGCAGCCACGTGAGCGTGACTATGCCTATGCGGGTTCGTTCTACGCGTTTGCCATCTGGATTGGTTTAGGCGTATTAGCTATTGCACAGTTCCTGAGCAAAAAGCTGAATGCAACTACCAGCGCTTATATTGCTACTGCTGCATGCTTACTGGCGGCGCCTATATTAATGGCTACACAGGAATGGGACGACCACGACCGTTCTACCAAATACACGCCTCGTGATATGGCGATCAACTACTTGGAATCATGCGCGCCTAACGCTATCTTATTCACTTATGGCGATAACGACACTTACCCGCTTTGGTATGCGCAAGAGGTAGAGAACGTTCGCCCGGATATCCGTATTGTGAATTTAAGTTTACTGGGTACCGACTGGTATATCCGCCAGATGAAGCAGAAGATGAATGATTCTGCTCCGCTGCCTATCACTATGCCGAACGAAAAATTTGAGCAGGGTGTTAGAGATGTGCTTTATTTCAATGATAAAAATATTGCTACTCCGGTTGAGCTGAAGGAAGTGTTCGACTTTATGATGTCAGACAATCCTGAAACTAAGGTGGAATACCAAAGTGGTGATGTAGAAAACTACCTGCCTACCAAGAACTTTAAAATGACCGTTAATGCCGACCAACTGGTTAAAGACGGCATTGTTAAAGCCAGCGATAAAGATCGCGTTACACCAGAGATGGATTGGAAATACAATTCGAACTATGTAACAAAAGATAACCTGGCCATGATGGATATCCTGGCGCACAACAATTGGAAACGCCCTATTTACTTTGCAATAACCGTAGGTAACGAGAACCTGATGGGCCTTGACAAATACCTGTACTGTGAAGGTTTTGCAAACCGTTTATTGCCATTTAAACCGGATACAGCCGCCGCACAAGGCGATGTAGCCAACACCATGCTGATGTATAATAACATGATGACCAAGTTTAAATGGGGAAATATGAAAAAGGCGCGTTACCTGGATCATGAGTCGTTAACGATGTTCTACCCTATCATCATGAAACAGTTTGTTTCTCTTGCTGATCATTTAATGGAAGACGGGCATCCAGATCTTGCTAAAAAAGCGCTACAGAAATACGATGCAGAAATGCCTAACCTGTACCCTTATACAGAGGTTGCCGCACGCAAATACTATTTAGTTGATGATGCCTACAAAGTTGGCGATGCACAGCTTGGCAATAAATGGGCTACCGAAATTGATGATTATCTTAATGACGTGCTATCCTACAATGCTGACCAGTTGAAAAACAATGGCACCGTTAGCACACGTGATGCACAGCTTTGCATGTCGATACTGAATGGTTTAGTAACCCTTACCAAAGATAATAAGCAAACAAGCCTTTCGGCTAAGTTTGAAAAACAACTGAAAGAATACGAAGGCAGCCTGGGCTCAATTATGCAAAGGCAGCAATAATCCTCTTTATAAAACTTTAAGAAAGCCACCTCATCAGGTGGCTTTCGCATTTAAAATACTTTGTAACTAATCGCCTTATCAGGAATCAAACTGCTATAAACCTGGTAAATGAAAAAGCGTTACTTACTTATACTATTCTTGTGCCTTGGCTTAGGCATCTATGCAGCTAAAGCGCAGGACAGCAAAGCAAAAAAGATTGAGACCTACATGCAAAAGGCGCATGATCTTGGCTTATTTAAGGGAAATGTTTTGGTTGTGGATAACGGCAAAGTAGTATATAAGGCTGCAATGGGTTTTACTGATTACACCGAAACAAAACCACTCACCACGGCATACCGTTTTCATATTGGCTCTATCGCAAAAGAATCTGATGCGGTAGCCATCATGATACTTAAAGACGAAGGCAAGCTTAACCTTGACGATAAAGTTTCAAAATACCTGCCCCAACTACCGGCATGGAGCAATACCATAAGCATTAGAAACTTGTTGCAATACACCAGCGGATTGCCGGACGTAAAGTGGAAAACGGTTAAAAGTGATTCAGCCAATATGTCGGACCTGATGCATGTAGAGAAACTCAATTTTGAACCGGGCACTAATTATTTTTATAACAACAACAATGTGTTTTTACGCCGCCGTATTATTGAAAAGATCAGCGGAATGACGTTTAACCAATTTGTTGAGCAAAAAATATTGCAGCCATCGGATATGAAAAGCTCGATAGTTGATCCTGACGATAGCACGCCATTGTTTGCAAAGGGATATGATAAGAGTCATAAGCCTGATCCATTAGTGTATCCTATCACCGGTTGGACGGCCGTTACGCTGGACGACTTTTATAAATGGGCAAGGGTTATCTCGAATTTTAAATTGATTACGCCACAGTCGACCCGTGATATATTGATACCGGCAGGCAATAATATGCAATCCGGACTGGGTGGTGGCACAATGGATGGCGATAAACTGATTACCCATACACATGATGGTACAGCAATGAACCACCAGGCTTTACTTGTAGATGATATACCTAAAAAGCGTACTATCATCCTGCTTACCAACAATAAAAACACCAGTCTGTATCAGTTCAATAACGCGCTGCAAAACATTTTAGATGGCAAGCCATATGATGAGCCAACAAAGTCGATACTAAGTACTTTCCAGAGCAAGATAGATTCACTTAACGGAAATCAGATCATTGCTTTTTATAACATTCTGAAAAAAACAAATAAGGAGGAGTACGGCTTTAAAGACGAAAACACATTGAATGAAATAGGTTACTACCTGCTTCGGACTAAAAAAATGCAGGATGCCATTACCGTCTTCGAATACAATACTACGCTATATCCACAATCATGGAATGTGTATGACAGCCTTGGCGAAGCCTATCTTACAGCGGGAGATAATGCAAAAGCATTATTAAGCTATAAAAAGTCGGTTGAACTTAACCCGGACAGCCAGGCGGGTAAAGCGATTATTAAGCGACTGGAACAATAACTGTAAAATAGCTAAAAGTATAAGGGGCTGCTTCTTTTGGAAACAGCCCCTTTATTTTGTTGGATGCTTAGTTACTTTCTGGCTGACTTTGCGGCTCAGGGCTTTCGTCAATTACCACGCCCATGTTGCAGAATTTATCAATACGCTCTGATACAAGCTCGTTGATATTACGCTCCTGTAAGTTTTTAAGGTCTTTAAGCAATTGCCTTTTTAAGGTTGTAGCCATAGCTACCGGATCCTGGTGAGCGCCACCAAGCGGTTCTTTGATGATACCATCAATCAAACCGTTCTTGAACATTTCGCCTGATGTCAGTTTTAATACTTCAGCAGCTTTTTCTTTAAAGTCCCAGCTGCGCCATAAGATTGACGAGCACGACTCTGGAGAAATTACAGAATACCAGGTATTCTCAAGCATGTATACCTTATCGCCGATACCAATACCAATTGCTCCGCCCGATGCACCTTCGCCAATAATTACGCAGATCACAGGCACTTTTAATACCGACATTTCCAGCAGGTTACGGGCAATAGCCTCACCTTGTCCGCGCTCCTCAGCCTCAAGGCCAGGGAATGCTCCCGGAGTGTCGATCAAAGTGATGATCGGCTTGTTAAACTTCTCAGCCATTTTCATCAGCCTTAAAGCTTTGCGGTAACCTTCGGGATTAGCCATACCGAAGTTGCGGTACTGGCGGTCTTTGGTGTTACGCCCTTTTTGGTGGCCGATAAACATAGCCGTGTGGCCGTTGATAGAACCAAAGCCACCGATGATTGCTTTATCGTCGCCAATAGTTCGGTCGCCGTGCAGCTCGATGAAATCATCGCACATCAGCTCTATATATTGCAGGGTGTATGGACGCTCGGGGTGACGCGATATCTGTACTTTTTGCCAACCGTTAAGGTTACTGTAAACCTTCTTTTGTGCGGCCTCCAGCTTTTCCTCAAGTTCAGCCAGCGTAGCCGACATATCCACCTTGGTTTTTTCTTCAACCTGCTTTACTTTTTCAATCTGCTGCTGCAGTTCGGCAAGCGGTTTTTCAAAATCAAAAGATATTTTCATAATATTAAACGGGGGGCTAATTTACATAAAGTTATCGGCAATAATCAATTAGGTTTTTCTACCGAATAAAACTTATTCATCTGCATTGAAGTGAGTACCAACCGGGTTTTTAAGCATGCTGTTAATAAGGCGATACGCAACTCGGCAGCATAAGCACCATAACGCTGCCCGTAAAACAAAATTGTGCCTTCATTAATAAGCCTTTTGCGAAATAAACTATCCAATGTACGCTCGTTGCTGATCTGCGATACCCCTACTTCGTCCTTTTTCATTTTAAGGGTAGCCATAATGGCATCCAGCTTTTTTACCTGTTCGGGCGTAAGGTTTAAAAACTTTTTATACTTCAGTACTTTGCCAGGCAGCGGGTAATGGTTCATGGTAGCCGGTGCAGCCGTATTGTTTACATCATCGCCATTAACATATGCCATGTACTGTGCATAGGTAAGCGTTTTTATAGGCGATTTTTTAATCTCATCTAACAGCGCGGGTTTAGCGGTGTCGGCCTTTGCAGTGGTAGTGTCTGCCTGCTGCGCATGTAAAGCTGTGGCTGTTGCCACTAATAAACTTGTAACGATTAATTTAAACGTAGAGGTTTTATGCATAGGGGTTTAACAAAGTGCAGGGGCTGATGTTTAATCCTTTGTTCAAAAGTATAGTCAAACTATACAAAAGTAAAAAGTAATTGGCCTGTTTACGCAAACTTATGGATAAAGATCAGGCAGCGGATTTCTTTTGTAACGTTAACTAAAACTTTGAATTATGAATACCAGCTTAAGAAAATTGATTATAGGATCATTATTAGCTATCACCGGCATAACAACTATTACATCATGCGTTGTAAACGACCGCTATCATGACAGGCGTTATTACCATGACCGCTATCACCACGACTGGCACGATGGCAACCGCTATAATAATTATGGTTACTACCATTAAACAAGAAAAGGGCTTAAAGCCCTTTTCTTGTTTAATATGGTTTAAATCTTAGCGTACTGTATAGTTGTAAACACCACGGCCAATATTGCCATCTTTATCTATACCCTCGATAATTGCCTTGTAAGTACCTTTGCCATCGGCATTGTAAAATTGCAGCAAAGCATTGCCTAAATTATCTGGCGTAACTGCCGGGTTCCAGTAAATGGTGGTGCGGTAATCGCCCTGTTGCAGGCTTTTGGGCACATCATATTTTGGCGAGTAAAACTGCCTGATCTGTGCGTAGCCTTTAGGCGAAAAAGTAATGATGTTCGGATCAGGGAACATTTGCTTCAGATCGTCCATGCTTACCTTGGTACCTTTAGGTTCTTCTTTTAAGTTCACAGAGATCACACCCAGTGTATTGCTCATCCGGTTAATACCACTTAAACCATCGCTAAAGAAAGTCTCTACGGAAGCAATCTTATTTGGATCTAACGAATTAAGGTAGTTCACATCAACCTGCAAGCCTTTAACATAGATCTGCATTGGTGTACGCGTGCCTGAGTTGTAACTGCGGGTAATATAAAAGTTTCCGCCATCATAGGTAACCCCTAACAGCATCGACTGTAAACAGTTGATCACGTTATTACAGCCCTTTAATCGTTCGCCGTCAACCTCATGGTCTGCCACAGGGTTCAGACCGGTTAAGGCAGAATAATCCTTGTGGGTAACCTTTCTGCTTACTACGGCCTTAATCACTACCTCTTTCAGCACTTTGTTAAACTGGTACTGCTTTTCGCTGTTTTTAACATAGTTATTCAGGGTGCTGTCGATATTCATCAACTCGTCGGGCGCGTTTAAAGATTTGCCTATGGTTGGGTAAGGTTCACCGTTCATAGTAATCTTCATGTTTTTCGAGTCGACATTGTTGCGTGCGCTGATGGTCACTTTTGACGAATCATTAAATACCACATTCTTGAAAACGAAGTTACCGTCGGCATCAGTAGTGGTTTCGGTAGAGAAGTTTTTATCCGGGATGATCAGCCTAACTGCACCTTTAAACACTGGCGTGCCATTAAGTTTACGCAAGTTTCCAGACAGGCTGATACCCTGGTCTGGCAGTACCTGCACCTGTGGTATTTTGTTGGATGTGATCTCACCCATGCTAAACTGTCGGAAACCCTGGGTAAGCATCAACACATCAAGATCGTCAGCCTTTTTTGCATCCGGTTTATTGAAGTAATAGTTTGGCTGCTCCACATATCCGGTAACATCACTGGTAAGCAGTAAATGACTGAGTATGGTAGTCTGCGCATCCTCGTTATATGGCACTTTGGTAGCATCAATTACCGATACCGAGAAACTGCCCGCAGTAACTGGCTGCTGATTAAGCTTTGCTGCTACTTTAAGCTGCACCTTTTGTTTGATACCATAGGCAGGCTTATCGGTGCTTAAAGAAAGATTAAGCGCTTCGTCATCACGGTTAATGAACACCAAACGCTCGCTTAATGCTTCGCCGGTATTGGCCATTAATGTAACCGCTACAACGCCGGTTTTAAATTTACTTTTCGGGATGGTAGCCGAATATAACTGTGTATTTAACACCGTTTGCCCTGCGAAGGCGATGAAGCCTCCGCTTTTGGCAACAATATAAAAGGTCTTGTTTTTATTACGTTCGAAGAAGGTCGGCGTGGCAGATACCTTAACAATCAACGAATGTGCGTTACTGTTATCAAGCGATAGTGAAACGCCGTTTGCCAATATGCGCGGCAACCTGAATGTACCTTTTGTACCATTAGCAAACTCCACTACCGCATGGTAACCCGTATTAGGCTTAGGTACGAAGGTAAAT encodes the following:
- a CDS encoding DUF2723 domain-containing protein, whose protein sequence is MNYNKINNLFGWIAFLIASVTYILTLEPSASFWDCGEFIACIYRLQVAHQPGAPLFTMIGKVFSLLSMGDIHRVAYWTNVASAIASGATILFLFWSITALAKKILVKTGEEITTANTILIIGAGLVGALAYTWSDTFWFSAVESEVYAQSSLCTAIVFWAILKWDAHADEPGADRWLVFIAYVMGLSIGIHLLNLLVIPAIALVIYFRRAKTVTASGTLWSFLLGCVALGLVLWGIIQYTVKGAAYSDLFFVNTLGMGFGTGAIAFYVLLLAAIVLGIYYTIKPSQPVIIASAICFILLLGFSGGIVGAIAGIAFVAFLEYVLHVRNKRYLLNTILISTLFILLGYSSFVMIVIRAKAGTNLNNSDPEDAFTLNSYLNRDQYGETPLLYGQFFDSKQVDQTEGGNMYRRGKEKYEIAGKKIKPVYDRNTIFPRIFSQTGDDPQFYRQWLRLGQEEHPTLVHNLAFFFSWQVNQMYTRYFMWNFVGRTNEMDGQANDSPDGDWVSGLNVGKKMPYNVTHSLSYNRMYFLPLIIGLVGLFYHFKRKQRDAGVVAVLFFFTGLAIVLYLNQDPGQPRERDYAYAGSFYAFAIWIGLGVLAIAQFLSKKLNATTSAYIATAACLLAAPILMATQEWDDHDRSTKYTPRDMAINYLESCAPNAILFTYGDNDTYPLWYAQEVENVRPDIRIVNLSLLGTDWYIRQMKQKMNDSAPLPITMPNEKFEQGVRDVLYFNDKNIATPVELKEVFDFMMSDNPETKVEYQSGDVENYLPTKNFKMTVNADQLVKDGIVKASDKDRVTPEMDWKYNSNYVTKDNLAMMDILAHNNWKRPIYFAITVGNENLMGLDKYLYCEGFANRLLPFKPDTAAAQGDVANTMLMYNNMMTKFKWGNMKKARYLDHESLTMFYPIIMKQFVSLADHLMEDGHPDLAKKALQKYDAEMPNLYPYTEVAARKYYLVDDAYKVGDAQLGNKWATEIDDYLNDVLSYNADQLKNNGTVSTRDAQLCMSILNGLVTLTKDNKQTSLSAKFEKQLKEYEGSLGSIMQRQQ
- a CDS encoding serine hydrolase, which gives rise to MKKRYLLILFLCLGLGIYAAKAQDSKAKKIETYMQKAHDLGLFKGNVLVVDNGKVVYKAAMGFTDYTETKPLTTAYRFHIGSIAKESDAVAIMILKDEGKLNLDDKVSKYLPQLPAWSNTISIRNLLQYTSGLPDVKWKTVKSDSANMSDLMHVEKLNFEPGTNYFYNNNNVFLRRRIIEKISGMTFNQFVEQKILQPSDMKSSIVDPDDSTPLFAKGYDKSHKPDPLVYPITGWTAVTLDDFYKWARVISNFKLITPQSTRDILIPAGNNMQSGLGGGTMDGDKLITHTHDGTAMNHQALLVDDIPKKRTIILLTNNKNTSLYQFNNALQNILDGKPYDEPTKSILSTFQSKIDSLNGNQIIAFYNILKKTNKEEYGFKDENTLNEIGYYLLRTKKMQDAITVFEYNTTLYPQSWNVYDSLGEAYLTAGDNAKALLSYKKSVELNPDSQAGKAIIKRLEQ
- a CDS encoding acetyl-CoA carboxylase carboxyltransferase subunit alpha: MKISFDFEKPLAELQQQIEKVKQVEEKTKVDMSATLAELEEKLEAAQKKVYSNLNGWQKVQISRHPERPYTLQYIELMCDDFIELHGDRTIGDDKAIIGGFGSINGHTAMFIGHQKGRNTKDRQYRNFGMANPEGYRKALRLMKMAEKFNKPIITLIDTPGAFPGLEAEERGQGEAIARNLLEMSVLKVPVICVIIGEGASGGAIGIGIGDKVYMLENTWYSVISPESCSSILWRSWDFKEKAAEVLKLTSGEMFKNGLIDGIIKEPLGGAHQDPVAMATTLKRQLLKDLKNLQERNINELVSERIDKFCNMGVVIDESPEPQSQPESN
- a CDS encoding carboxypeptidase-like regulatory domain-containing protein — its product is MKRFFYLLILLLSAHLSGFAQRDSVSLNAIIEKAVKTNDGHPIEKVYLHFDKPYYAVGDTIWFKAYLTLDIHQPSGLSRVLNVEMINARDSVVETQKIPINNAVGYGNITLNSTNYSQGNYRVRAYTTWMLNFKQNYAFEKVITIGSGLNKEINTNIQFSGDASDKAAKLNARVLYRNTDGTVLANKRVDWRVETNGDVMDKGKGTTDAQGYINIPVNGGKIESYKGTSLVTGIEVADKKTINKAFTLKNAFNGCDIGFFPEGGALLTDVPTVIGFKAIQSNGLGIDVKGTIVDSENKEVGTFSSQHLGMGKFTFVPKPNTGYHAVVEFANGTKGTFRLPRILANGVSLSLDNSNAHSLIVKVSATPTFFERNKNKTFYIVAKSGGFIAFAGQTVLNTQLYSATIPKSKFKTGVVAVTLMANTGEALSERLVFINRDDEALNLSLSTDKPAYGIKQKVQLKVAAKLNQQPVTAGSFSVSVIDATKVPYNEDAQTTILSHLLLTSDVTGYVEQPNYYFNKPDAKKADDLDVLMLTQGFRQFSMGEITSNKIPQVQVLPDQGISLSGNLRKLNGTPVFKGAVRLIIPDKNFSTETTTDADGNFVFKNVVFNDSSKVTISARNNVDSKNMKITMNGEPYPTIGKSLNAPDELMNIDSTLNNYVKNSEKQYQFNKVLKEVVIKAVVSRKVTHKDYSALTGLNPVADHEVDGERLKGCNNVINCLQSMLLGVTYDGGNFYITRSYNSGTRTPMQIYVKGLQVDVNYLNSLDPNKIASVETFFSDGLSGINRMSNTLGVISVNLKEEPKGTKVSMDDLKQMFPDPNIITFSPKGYAQIRQFYSPKYDVPKSLQQGDYRTTIYWNPAVTPDNLGNALLQFYNADGKGTYKAIIEGIDKDGNIGRGVYNYTVR